The DNA region TCAACACAAGCTCCACCTCTGCAACCAAGGGTTGTCTACAGCCTCACACCTTCTGTTGCTACTGCTATAATGAATCAAAGAGGGGCTCCACATGCTACTGCTGCTTATAGAGCCCCCCCTGTGAGAGGAAAATTTTTCAGGCCTCCCCGTCAAAGGGTTGAACCTGCCACCACTACACATCCCCCAcaatcccaagggagaagatccCCACCACCAGGTCCTGCTACACATGAACTTCCTGGAGGACCTATAGTATTCATGCCAACACCTTCAATCCAGCCAAGGCCTCCACAGAATCCATGAGGTTGCTGTCTACATTTTGGTGTCCCTAAACTAACCTAAGAATAATGTTGATGGGACTGTAATTTTTTGGAAGGAATATTAGGCCAAATATATTATGGACCACTTGTGCACTTTTGTGCTTTTTTATGCTATATTAGGGTATTTTAATTAATGACTTGTGTATGGATCAAATCTGTGCTCCTTTGATGCCAGATTGTGGTTTTGTTATGCACTTTTGAAATTATTATGGATACATTATGCTATTGTGCTCACTTTATGGACACATTATGCACTTTATGTATGGACCACTTTATGTATGGACCACTTTTAGGCTCTTTTAATGCCTTATTGTGCTATTGTGATCACTTATCTTTATTATCTATGAAAAGCATGGTTATTTTTATTAGTCCTGTAACTAAACAAGGTTGTCACATTGGTATGAAATCTAATGAAAAGCATGGAAATTTCATTCATGAAATCTTCATAAGATTACATTCTTCAGTACACTACACCAAACATAAAACATGAAACATACCCTCCCCCTCCTCACTCATACTATATGTCCTACTTCACAATGACAACAATGATCAACACAATCAACAGAAGTATGACAACCAAAGCCATTCCTATGCCATAATATTTCTGAAGCTTGACATGTTCACTCAGAATTTCATTTGTCTTCAACATAACTTCCCTCACCAGCCTCAATTCTTCAATCACCTCTTCACTTGTCTTCAACATAACTTCCCTGACCTGCACTAACTCTTGCCTCATACCAGAATCCTCATGCACCTGTAGTTCATCTTCCTTTTTGTTGCCAAGTACATTGACCCTTCCATCTTGTGCTATTTCCTCTTCCACTTCATCAACCCACCGAAAGAAATTGCAATTGAATTCATGGTACTGCAAATGAACAAGTCAACAAATATTACATTCACAACAGACAGAGCTCATGATTACGAATTCGTGGTAGTGAAGTAGTTACCCTAGGTAGATAACAAGCATAAAAAGGTCTTTTTGGGTTCGCATCAGTTCTAGAAACCCTCAAGGCAGCCCTTTCACCGCATTTACAGTAGAGGACTCCATCAACAATGGAGTGCGAGGTACCATTTGAATCCTTGCTCCCCTTCGTGCTCCCCTTCGTTTCTACAGTACATTTGGACTTTTGAGACATTGTTTGCAAGTTGCGAGTTGAATGAGAGAAGAAATTTGAGGATTGGAAGAACCAAAGAGGTGGGATTGAAGGTTTTCaaatttggggattttgggTCTGTTCTAGGGTTCTaattcttgtttttcttttataaggAAGAAAGAGACTAAATTGATGTTTCAATGTTCCCCCCAACGGTCAGATCCACGTGGAATGGCCATCAGAGCACTTAACGTGCCAACTCATCATCTCTGTTAACGTTTATTAACGGGAGCTCAGGTAAGGACCAACGTGACCGACGTTTTCAAACTTCAGGGACGACGGGAGCCATTTAGGAAGAATAGGGACGAATTTGCCCGACTGGTGTAActttagggaccaaagtgacTATTCACCCAAAAAGTGTCATATTGTACTTGAAaaacatttgaaaaaaaaatgtacttgaaaaacaataaaatagtaCTTATTGGTAGTGTGTGTGGTTTTGTcctatttaaaataaaatgttaaAAGTGAATGTTACTAATATTTCCTCGCTTACCCCTTGTTTGTACcttttatcattttatttatttccatTACATCTAGTTTTTTATTAGTTGACACATGCGTCATTCGTCGGCGTCATGAAGTATGTAATTaacctttttttaaaaaaagaatagtAGGGGAATCTCCCACAAACACTAAGAATTACTACAATTCTTGATCAACTTGCACAATATTCTTTTAATCCAAGcatatattttcaatttgagTATATAAATgcaattatattaaatatttttcaaaaaagagTTTTCACTCGTAAAAATTCTACCTGCCTCAAACATTTTCATAGCTATTGTAAACATTTGTCATAGCTATTGGATACCTAAAATTTAAGTATAAGAAAAAAAGTTCCTTATTAGATGTTTactttaaagttttttttttgtttcttcctATATATGTGTCAACTTATCATTTCAAGAgaacattaattgatgttttctcAAATAATATCCTTGTAGAAACAATAAATAAGGAAAGATAAAATGATCCTAAAAggtaaaatgaaaaacaaatataatatttttttaaaaatcaacaaaattaattacattttcTAGATCAGCCTAAACTGCTTTGGAACTCAGCTCGGTCGAAATCAAGCCTAAGAAGTATGTGGCATTCCACACTTGGAATATCCCGTCTAAATCAAAGACTGAGAAGTATGTGGCATTCCACACTTGGAATATCCAGCATGTATATAAACCAAAAGAGAAATTATAAAAGCAAGTTGCCAAAGAATCTGCTACCCCTATTGAATTCCTTAGTGGTAAAGTTGAATCTTATCAACCCATGTACACAGAGAGGTTACTCTGTTTATAAATAACATTGTAAATCCCTTGCTCCTTGCACCTTTATCTCACTCTATTTTCTCAGTTTTTTTATCATGGACTGGTTTAAGAGACAAAGccaatttttcactttttctctCATCATTTTCCTTGTACTCCCAACTTTAATTGTGGCTGAATGCACATGTGACCCTGAAGATCAAGAAGAAAGGGACAAAACAAAAGCTCTTAGATACAAGATAGCAGCTTTAGTATCAATACTAGTAGCCAGTGCAATTGGTGTTTCCATTCCACTACTTGGCAAAGCGATACCTTCTCTAAGTCCAGAGAAAGATATCTTCTTTATCATTAAGGCTTTTGCAGCAGGTGTGATATTGTCCACGGGTTTCATTCACGTGCTTCCTGATGCCTTTGAGAACCTCACTTCACCCCGTCTGAATGAGCATCCGTGGGGCGATTTTCCGTTCACCGGATTCGTGGCTATGTGCACCGCTATGGGAACACTCATGATTGAGACTTATGCTACTGCTTATTTCCAGAATCAACAAGTAAAGGGAGCTTTGGTTGAGGCTACTGATGTGGAAAATGAATCAGGACATGAAGGGCATGTGCATCCTCACACTCACCCAACACATGTTCATGCACATGGCCATGTTTCTACAAACCAGTCTACTGAACTTCTTCGCAATAGGGTGGTATCACAGGTAATCGAGTGattatatgtgtatatatatatacactttTTAGCCGACAGATTATATATCATGCTAAATGATGAATTTATTAAAGTGGAGCTTCATGTGCTCAATTTGAGAATCTGATTCACGTTGATTGTGATTGTTGGTTTTGATTTCATTGTAGGTGTTGGAACTGGGAATTGTTGTTCATTCTGTTATCATAGGGATTTCTTTGGGAGCCTCCGAGACTCCAAAAACAATAAAACCCCTTGTAGCTGCTTTGACTTTTCATCAATTCTTTGAGGGTATGGGGCTTGGAAGTTGTATAACTCAGGTAACACTTTGTCTACCATGCAATTGGTAAAAATCTGGTTCAATTATATAAGTAAAACATGATCAATGAATGAACCAGCTGTTTTGACTTGATTAATCATATAATTACCCCTATCCAAAATTAGAAGTTCATATGCatatatatgatataatatACGATTGAAAGTTTTGGTCAAAACTGGCAGACTTTTCAGATTTTTTATGAAGTTTCAAAGCATAAAAGTTGGGTGAAGTGAAGTATATGTCATCAAATTTGTACTACTAATACCAATCTTACTTTTCTGACtttttttacattaattttCCGTGGACATCTTACTCCTCTAAGATATTTTATGAACTGTTTGTAGGAGTTATATGTGCGTTAGAATTTCAAACTATACATGTGTGCAACTTGAGTGTGAACTAAAGATCACTGTACATTGTTTTTTTGACTTTTGGAAGTGCAATTATTAATTGCAGGCAAAATTCGAAAGGATGTCTGTTACAATCATGGGATTGTTCTTTGCTTTAACTACTCCTGTGGGGATTGCAATTGGCCTAGTCATCACTAATGGTTATGATGAGAATAGTCCAACTGCCCTTATTGTTGAAGGAATCTTCAATGCAGCTTCAGCTGGGATATTAATCTATATGGCACTTGTAGATCTTCTTGCTGTTGATTTCATGAGTCCAAGGATGCAAAAAAGTGGTAGGCTTCGATTAGGGTCCAATTTATCTCTTTTGCTAGGAGCGGGTAGCATGTCTCTTATTGCCAAATGGGCTTAGAGCCAAGTTTGTATGCTatttttcttgctttttttttagataagtcaTAAAagatatattgaaatgaagtataagGGGTGCTTCAACCCAATGCTAAAttgttttggttttcaattttgtgCTGCTGCATACTTCATGTGATTATTTCGAAGTCTAATTATATGTAGAGTTCTTTTAGGATGGACAATGTTGaaaactgatgttatgatgaaCATGTTTTTACAACTATCATTCAATATGCTTCTTAGGCTAAACTTATACAAAAGAAACTTTTAAATTGTAAATTGTGTTTTTCTTAGTCCATGGTAGACCACTTGATGTGAATCATGGGTGAGCGTGAACATTCTTTTGGTTGTTGACCGTGTGACTTTGATGCCGGTTTGAGTTCTTAATAATATGAcctatgttaaaaaaaaaatcatgcgTGAACAATTATTTTAActaatcaatcaatatcaatatcaatcaatcaatatcaatatcaatatcaatatcaatatcaatatcaatcaatatatattagaaaagaacaacttctagcatgacgtgtcagcaccagattaattcttagtgacgtgtcattctcacgttaattctaataaaaaaaattccacgtgtcattctcaggtatttttagagtattaattaatttttatgttatttttattgaattttcggatttttaattaattcaggattttatgagtttttattgtgatttgctagattttggtagtttttatctatatttatttagtacctttttaaattttagatttgattaggatttaggtatttgctagattttatcttgacatgttttattttaaaatcaaatcaatcttatgttttaattttatatattttaaaacatttgaaaaaaaaattagtatgtGTTAATGTTGCATCAACCTGCTCACCATTCCATCTCTGCTACATCTTCCACTCCTAGCATTACTACTGGTACTGTACGCCTTACGACGGATGGAAGCTGGGATCCTCTGCTTAATCAAATGGGATGTGCGGCGGTTTTTTGGGCTGGTAATGGGGACTGGCAATCCGCTATTTCTACGAGCGCGGGGCCTGGGAGTGCTTTTTTGGCAGAAATTGCAGCGTTGGAGTTGGGCTTGAAACATGCCCTGGATTTAAGAATCAGCATTTTAGAGTGTTATAGTGATTGCCTGCACATGGTGACGATGTTACAATCTGGTAGCGACACTAGTACTTATTGGGCGAGGGATAACATTACTCGTATAAGGAGCATGATGGCCAGGTTTCAGAGCGTCAGTGTCTTGCATTTCCAGCGGGAGAAGAACAATACTGCTGATTGTTTAGCTCGTGAGGCGGGGAAGAGTGATACACCGATCCAAGTTTGGGCGAGACCGCCGTCTTTTGTTTATGATAGTTTGTATCTAGATGCAATTAGCTAGTTTTTCTGTCTTTTAGTTACttttcctcctgtaaccaaaaaaaatatacatactTATGTTTTAgttgattattttaaaaaatttgtccTAAATTTGTCCTTAAGGCTAAAcctatttctaaaaaaaaaaagaatctccAAGGTCGACGATCTCATGATCTGGGCTCGCCGTGCCTCTATCTGATCCATCGTCGTCGAACCGTGGTTCTCCACCCTCTCTTCCAACCGTGTTTC from Lotus japonicus ecotype B-129 chromosome 2, LjGifu_v1.2 includes:
- the LOC130735770 gene encoding zinc transporter 8-like, producing MDWFKRQSQFFTFSLIIFLVLPTLIVAECTCDPEDQEERDKTKALRYKIAALVSILVASAIGVSIPLLGKAIPSLSPEKDIFFIIKAFAAGVILSTGFIHVLPDAFENLTSPRLNEHPWGDFPFTGFVAMCTAMGTLMIETYATAYFQNQQVKGALVEATDVENESGHEGHVHPHTHPTHVHAHGHVSTNQSTELLRNRVVSQVLELGIVVHSVIIGISLGASETPKTIKPLVAALTFHQFFEGMGLGSCITQAKFERMSVTIMGLFFALTTPVGIAIGLVITNGYDENSPTALIVEGIFNAASAGILIYMALVDLLAVDFMSPRMQKSGRLRLGSNLSLLLGAGSMSLIAKWA
- the LOC130737121 gene encoding uncharacterized protein At4g04775-like codes for the protein MSQKSKCTVETKGSTKGSKDSNGTSHSIVDGVLYCKCGERAALRVSRTDANPKRPFYACYLPRYHEFNCNFFRWVDEVEEEIAQDGRVNVLGNKKEDELQVHEDSGMRQELVQVREVMLKTSEEVIEELRLVREVMLKTNEILSEHVKLQKYYGIGMALVVILLLIVLIIVVIVK